In Oryza sativa Japonica Group chromosome 11, ASM3414082v1, the following are encoded in one genomic region:
- the LOC107277308 gene encoding uncharacterized protein isoform X4, whose protein sequence is MHKFPLPKIPSPVMPKPNHHASATSASTASGNPMDSTVSYQGGLGHKSKTKIKKGKEKGSSTVPAVYDVNADIEEEYRLFLENVRVHENEDFVLEYDGKVIRYGGEEMDDDDSCIEVSMKEKEEVLKALVISSDDESPTSLRRVYENDSSRQKVEMVVDDQEKMNEKNEVALRLKGKGGPIEDVEKGEYDRLYGMASTREPLKKERRTRSGSKTYYSSHSMGKSYFDCYPDLAEQVEETSYPNRLALLRGLFYWLENVGKKHQFMPWRNEHKRFKYVNLL, encoded by the exons AT GCACAAATTCCCTCTACCCAAGATCCCTTCCCCAGTGATGCCGAAGCCGAACCACCATGCTTCTGCCACCTCCGCCTCTACTGCAAGCGGCAACCCGATGGACTCCACTGTGTCCTACCAGGGTGGGTTAGGACACAAGAGTAAAACCAAGATCAAGAAAGGCAAGGAGAAGGGCTCATCTACAGTACCCGCAGTGTACGATGTCAACGCCGACATCGAAGAGGAGTACCGCTTATTCTTAGAGAACGTGCGTGTCCACGAGAATGAGGACTTTGTACTGGAGTATGACGGCAAGGTGATTAGGTATGGGGGAGAAGAGATGGATGACGATGATAGTTGTATAGAGGTTTCgatgaaggagaaggaggaggtgtTGAAGGCTTTGGTGATCTCTTCGGACGATGAGTCTCCGACGAGTCTACGAAGAGTCTATGAGAACGATTCCTCTCGGCAAAAG GTGGAAATGGTGGTGGATGACCAGGAGAAGATGAatgagaagaatgaggttgccCTTCGTCTTAAAGGGAAAGGTGGTCCCATAGAGGATGTTGAAAAG GGAGAGTATGATAGGCTTTATGGCATGGCTAGTACTCGTGAGCCATTAAAAAAGGAACGCCGGACACGCAGTGGTTCAAAGACTTACTACTCTTCTCATTCGATGGGGAAATCATATTTTGATTGCTACCCAG ATCTCGCGGAACAAGTTGAAGAAACTAGCTATCCCAATCGCTTGGCGCTATTGCGCGGGCTTTTCTACTGGTTGGAG AATGTTGGGAAAAAACACCAATTCATGCCATGGAGAAATGAGCACAAACGTTTCAAATATGTTAATTTATTATGA
- the LOC107277308 gene encoding uncharacterized protein isoform X2: protein MHKFPLPKIPSPVMPKPNHHASATSASTASGNPMDSTVSYQGGLGHKSKTKIKKGKEKGSSTVPAVYDVNADIEEEYRLFLENVRVHENEDFVLEYDGKVIRYGGEEMDDDDSCIEVSMKEKEEVLKALVISSDDESPTSLRRVYENDSSRQKVEMVVDDQEKMNEKNEVALRLKGKGGPIEDVEKSHGIIWPTHINDRKESNFKIGLVEALSKPFCQGEYDRLYGMASTREPLKKERRTRSGSKTYYSSHSMGKSYFDCYPDLAEQVEETSYPNRLALLRGLFYWLENVGKKHQFMPWRNEHKRFKYVNLL, encoded by the exons AT GCACAAATTCCCTCTACCCAAGATCCCTTCCCCAGTGATGCCGAAGCCGAACCACCATGCTTCTGCCACCTCCGCCTCTACTGCAAGCGGCAACCCGATGGACTCCACTGTGTCCTACCAGGGTGGGTTAGGACACAAGAGTAAAACCAAGATCAAGAAAGGCAAGGAGAAGGGCTCATCTACAGTACCCGCAGTGTACGATGTCAACGCCGACATCGAAGAGGAGTACCGCTTATTCTTAGAGAACGTGCGTGTCCACGAGAATGAGGACTTTGTACTGGAGTATGACGGCAAGGTGATTAGGTATGGGGGAGAAGAGATGGATGACGATGATAGTTGTATAGAGGTTTCgatgaaggagaaggaggaggtgtTGAAGGCTTTGGTGATCTCTTCGGACGATGAGTCTCCGACGAGTCTACGAAGAGTCTATGAGAACGATTCCTCTCGGCAAAAG GTGGAAATGGTGGTGGATGACCAGGAGAAGATGAatgagaagaatgaggttgccCTTCGTCTTAAAGGGAAAGGTGGTCCCATAGAGGATGTTGAAAAG TCACATGGTATTATATGGCCTACACATATAAATGATAGGAAAGAATCTAATTTCAAGATAGGATTGGTTGAAGCTCTCAGCAAACCATTTTGCCAGGGAGAGTATGATAGGCTTTATGGCATGGCTAGTACTCGTGAGCCATTAAAAAAGGAACGCCGGACACGCAGTGGTTCAAAGACTTACTACTCTTCTCATTCGATGGGGAAATCATATTTTGATTGCTACCCAG ATCTCGCGGAACAAGTTGAAGAAACTAGCTATCCCAATCGCTTGGCGCTATTGCGCGGGCTTTTCTACTGGTTGGAG AATGTTGGGAAAAAACACCAATTCATGCCATGGAGAAATGAGCACAAACGTTTCAAATATGTTAATTTATTATGA
- the LOC107277308 gene encoding uncharacterized protein isoform X1, protein MHKFPLPKIPSPVMPKPNHHASATSASTASGNPMDSTVSYQGGLGHKSKTKIKKGKEKGSSTVPAVYDVNADIEEEYRLFLENVRVHENEDFVLEYDGKVIRYGGEEMDDDDSCIEVSMKEKEEVLKALVISSDDESPTSLRRVYENDSSRQKVEMVVDDQEKMNEKNEVALRLKGKGGPIEDVEKQSHGIIWPTHINDRKESNFKIGLVEALSKPFCQGEYDRLYGMASTREPLKKERRTRSGSKTYYSSHSMGKSYFDCYPDLAEQVEETSYPNRLALLRGLFYWLENVGKKHQFMPWRNEHKRFKYVNLL, encoded by the exons AT GCACAAATTCCCTCTACCCAAGATCCCTTCCCCAGTGATGCCGAAGCCGAACCACCATGCTTCTGCCACCTCCGCCTCTACTGCAAGCGGCAACCCGATGGACTCCACTGTGTCCTACCAGGGTGGGTTAGGACACAAGAGTAAAACCAAGATCAAGAAAGGCAAGGAGAAGGGCTCATCTACAGTACCCGCAGTGTACGATGTCAACGCCGACATCGAAGAGGAGTACCGCTTATTCTTAGAGAACGTGCGTGTCCACGAGAATGAGGACTTTGTACTGGAGTATGACGGCAAGGTGATTAGGTATGGGGGAGAAGAGATGGATGACGATGATAGTTGTATAGAGGTTTCgatgaaggagaaggaggaggtgtTGAAGGCTTTGGTGATCTCTTCGGACGATGAGTCTCCGACGAGTCTACGAAGAGTCTATGAGAACGATTCCTCTCGGCAAAAG GTGGAAATGGTGGTGGATGACCAGGAGAAGATGAatgagaagaatgaggttgccCTTCGTCTTAAAGGGAAAGGTGGTCCCATAGAGGATGTTGAAAAG CAGTCACATGGTATTATATGGCCTACACATATAAATGATAGGAAAGAATCTAATTTCAAGATAGGATTGGTTGAAGCTCTCAGCAAACCATTTTGCCAGGGAGAGTATGATAGGCTTTATGGCATGGCTAGTACTCGTGAGCCATTAAAAAAGGAACGCCGGACACGCAGTGGTTCAAAGACTTACTACTCTTCTCATTCGATGGGGAAATCATATTTTGATTGCTACCCAG ATCTCGCGGAACAAGTTGAAGAAACTAGCTATCCCAATCGCTTGGCGCTATTGCGCGGGCTTTTCTACTGGTTGGAG AATGTTGGGAAAAAACACCAATTCATGCCATGGAGAAATGAGCACAAACGTTTCAAATATGTTAATTTATTATGA
- the LOC107277308 gene encoding uncharacterized protein isoform X3, giving the protein MPKPNHHASATSASTASGNPMDSTVSYQGGLGHKSKTKIKKGKEKGSSTVPAVYDVNADIEEEYRLFLENVRVHENEDFVLEYDGKVIRYGGEEMDDDDSCIEVSMKEKEEVLKALVISSDDESPTSLRRVYENDSSRQKVEMVVDDQEKMNEKNEVALRLKGKGGPIEDVEKQSHGIIWPTHINDRKESNFKIGLVEALSKPFCQGEYDRLYGMASTREPLKKERRTRSGSKTYYSSHSMGKSYFDCYPDLAEQVEETSYPNRLALLRGLFYWLENVGKKHQFMPWRNEHKRFKYVNLL; this is encoded by the exons ATGCCGAAGCCGAACCACCATGCTTCTGCCACCTCCGCCTCTACTGCAAGCGGCAACCCGATGGACTCCACTGTGTCCTACCAGGGTGGGTTAGGACACAAGAGTAAAACCAAGATCAAGAAAGGCAAGGAGAAGGGCTCATCTACAGTACCCGCAGTGTACGATGTCAACGCCGACATCGAAGAGGAGTACCGCTTATTCTTAGAGAACGTGCGTGTCCACGAGAATGAGGACTTTGTACTGGAGTATGACGGCAAGGTGATTAGGTATGGGGGAGAAGAGATGGATGACGATGATAGTTGTATAGAGGTTTCgatgaaggagaaggaggaggtgtTGAAGGCTTTGGTGATCTCTTCGGACGATGAGTCTCCGACGAGTCTACGAAGAGTCTATGAGAACGATTCCTCTCGGCAAAAG GTGGAAATGGTGGTGGATGACCAGGAGAAGATGAatgagaagaatgaggttgccCTTCGTCTTAAAGGGAAAGGTGGTCCCATAGAGGATGTTGAAAAG CAGTCACATGGTATTATATGGCCTACACATATAAATGATAGGAAAGAATCTAATTTCAAGATAGGATTGGTTGAAGCTCTCAGCAAACCATTTTGCCAGGGAGAGTATGATAGGCTTTATGGCATGGCTAGTACTCGTGAGCCATTAAAAAAGGAACGCCGGACACGCAGTGGTTCAAAGACTTACTACTCTTCTCATTCGATGGGGAAATCATATTTTGATTGCTACCCAG ATCTCGCGGAACAAGTTGAAGAAACTAGCTATCCCAATCGCTTGGCGCTATTGCGCGGGCTTTTCTACTGGTTGGAG AATGTTGGGAAAAAACACCAATTCATGCCATGGAGAAATGAGCACAAACGTTTCAAATATGTTAATTTATTATGA